A single window of Phycisphaeraceae bacterium DNA harbors:
- a CDS encoding helix-turn-helix domain-containing protein produces the protein MSLRAGITTQPAFVLLTAEDLAGQLSCSPRHVRRMSDRGAMPAPVRVGRLVRWDRESIERWVASGCPARCGPHRT, from the coding sequence ATGTCACTGCGCGCAGGGATCACGACACAGCCCGCGTTTGTGCTGCTCACCGCCGAAGATCTGGCAGGCCAGCTCTCGTGCTCGCCGCGCCATGTGCGGCGCATGAGCGATCGCGGCGCGATGCCTGCGCCGGTCAGGGTTGGCCGACTGGTGCGATGGGACCGCGAGTCGATCGAGCGCTGGGTCGCATCAGGTTGCCCGGCCCGTTGTGGTCCGCATCGAACTTGA